The Crocosphaera sp. UHCC 0190 genome has a window encoding:
- a CDS encoding bifunctional serine/threonine-protein kinase/ABC transporter substrate-binding protein has product MCLNPGDILRNRYKIIDQIGKGGFGKTYKAKDIRQSGHPLRVVKEIIAPLSSDPRVLQEIKKRFIREGKTLSILGKHPQIPELFDYFADEGNFFLIQEYIEGHDLSEEVGPGSLPLSEAEVIKFLQDVLEILVFVHQQHIIHRDIKPSNLRRRKKDGKIFLIDFGAVKELNSMAITASETGNFTQTIGTPGYMAAEQQSGKPQLNSDLYALGMIGIQALTGLHPRTLPSDPHTGDVIWRYSSPEHPMIEVNPDLERILNKMVRYMFSDRYYSAIEALEDLHSLSVTGKFCKKRPKPRLSPPKDKKFPTQVWVGVGSALMIFGVWVVSQVIPKTCPLTTGDDLSCGEEILIRTVALPEKQEGVKAYRQRRYEEGVAWLEKARQKDPNDPETLIYWNNAQLKAQKIPFYTIAVAVPLGNPSDGGDSGKEILRGVAQLQTEINRDRRIKGHGLRVVIADDYNDLDRAKEIAGKMGSQGEILGVVGHYTSDNTRAALPTYDLNHLVVISPTSTAQTLAQDNSRFFRTIPQDSLNAERLARYLAQTARRQKVVVFYNPNSAYSRSLHERFLISFDEQGGQVVKQFDLSKPIFDAAAAIRQGENRGATSLVLFPDAKSNPYAFSNALKVIRANQGKYLMVGGDSLYTTDVLQERGTAKDIIVAISWHYLANSNQVFLAEGKKLWEGTVSSRTAMAYDAAKVLATALENQSSLDFRQKIQAIFDPTIRRELMFRTVKSPYFETEGATGKITFELSGDRHEAVVQLVRVVPTKCSPYGYMYIPIQYKSAEEAGLDCY; this is encoded by the coding sequence ATGTGTTTGAATCCAGGGGATATTCTACGCAACCGATACAAAATTATTGATCAGATTGGAAAAGGCGGATTCGGTAAAACTTATAAAGCAAAAGATATCAGACAATCGGGCCATCCCCTGCGTGTTGTCAAGGAAATTATTGCACCCCTGTCATCTGATCCGCGTGTTTTACAAGAAATCAAGAAAAGATTTATCCGAGAAGGAAAAACCCTCTCAATCTTGGGAAAACACCCCCAAATTCCCGAACTTTTTGATTATTTTGCTGATGAGGGTAACTTTTTTTTAATTCAAGAATATATTGAAGGCCACGATCTTTCTGAAGAAGTCGGGCCAGGATCATTACCCTTAAGTGAAGCAGAAGTCATTAAATTTTTACAAGATGTTCTAGAAATCTTAGTCTTTGTCCATCAACAACACATTATCCATCGAGACATCAAACCCTCAAACCTGAGACGACGGAAAAAAGACGGTAAAATTTTCCTCATCGATTTTGGTGCTGTCAAAGAACTTAATAGCATGGCGATCACCGCTTCTGAGACAGGCAACTTTACCCAAACAATCGGCACCCCAGGTTATATGGCCGCCGAACAACAAAGCGGGAAACCCCAATTAAATAGCGATCTTTACGCCTTGGGCATGATTGGGATTCAAGCCTTGACAGGGTTACATCCCAGAACCCTCCCCAGCGATCCCCACACAGGGGATGTGATTTGGCGTTATTCTTCCCCAGAACATCCCATGATTGAGGTTAATCCCGACTTAGAACGGATTCTCAACAAAATGGTACGCTATATGTTCAGCGATCGCTATTATTCAGCCATTGAAGCCCTAGAAGACTTACATTCCCTCTCAGTCACCGGAAAATTCTGCAAAAAACGCCCCAAACCGAGGCTATCTCCTCCCAAGGACAAAAAATTCCCCACCCAAGTCTGGGTAGGGGTTGGCTCCGCTTTGATGATTTTCGGCGTTTGGGTTGTCAGTCAAGTCATTCCCAAAACCTGTCCCCTCACCACAGGAGATGATCTCAGTTGTGGGGAAGAAATTTTAATCAGAACCGTTGCTTTACCCGAAAAACAAGAAGGAGTAAAAGCTTATCGTCAAAGACGCTATGAGGAAGGAGTCGCCTGGTTAGAAAAAGCCCGACAAAAAGACCCTAATGATCCAGAAACCCTCATTTATTGGAATAATGCCCAATTAAAAGCCCAAAAAATTCCCTTTTATACTATCGCCGTCGCCGTTCCCTTGGGCAACCCCTCTGACGGGGGAGACTCAGGCAAAGAAATTTTGCGGGGTGTGGCCCAACTGCAAACAGAAATTAACCGCGATCGCAGGATTAAAGGTCATGGGTTACGGGTTGTCATTGCGGATGATTATAATGATCTTGATCGCGCCAAAGAAATTGCTGGCAAAATGGGGAGTCAAGGGGAAATTTTAGGGGTTGTTGGTCACTATACCAGCGATAATACCCGCGCTGCCTTACCAACTTACGATCTCAACCATTTAGTCGTTATTTCCCCCACCAGTACCGCCCAAACCTTAGCGCAAGACAATTCCCGATTTTTTCGGACGATTCCCCAAGATAGTCTTAATGCAGAGCGTTTAGCCCGTTATCTTGCCCAAACTGCCCGACGACAAAAAGTGGTGGTTTTTTATAATCCTAATAGTGCTTATAGTCGTTCCCTCCATGAACGTTTTTTAATCAGTTTTGATGAACAAGGGGGACAGGTTGTTAAACAATTTGATTTATCAAAACCTATCTTTGACGCGGCTGCGGCAATTCGTCAAGGAGAAAATCGTGGGGCAACCAGTTTAGTTTTATTTCCTGATGCTAAATCAAACCCTTATGCTTTTTCTAATGCTTTAAAAGTAATTCGTGCCAATCAAGGAAAGTATTTGATGGTCGGGGGTGATAGTTTATACACAACAGATGTTTTACAAGAAAGGGGTACAGCTAAAGATATTATTGTTGCCATTTCTTGGCACTATTTAGCAAATTCTAATCAGGTATTTTTGGCAGAAGGAAAAAAGTTATGGGAGGGAACAGTTAGTTCTCGAACGGCAATGGCCTATGATGCAGCAAAGGTGTTAGCGACTGCCTTAGAAAATCAATCATCTCTGGATTTTAGACAGAAAATCCAAGCAATTTTTGACCCAACAATTCGGCGAGAACTAATGTTTAGGACGGTAAAAAGTCCTTATTTTGAAACGGAAGGAGCTACGGGAAAAATAACCTTTGAATTAAGTGGAGATCGCCATGAAGCTGTGGTACAATTAGTCAGAGTGGTTCCGACAAAATGTTCTCCTTATGGCTATATGTACATTCCTATTCAATATAAATCAGCAGAAGAAGCAGGATTAGACTGTTATTAA
- the ggt gene encoding gamma-glutamyltransferase, whose product MKKTTQIFTIIFCFNLTITEVKSQDVPIYDSQAIFHPVISKNGMVSSQEDLATQAGLEVLKEGGNAIDAAVTIGFTLAVTLPRAGNLGGGGFMLIHLGNQQKTIALDYREKAPLAATSDMFLDENGQVNQQKIRFSHQAVGVPGTVAGLAMALEKYGTISLERALKPGIELAENGIIVDEDLYNSLLFAKKQLQKSSSSMAIFYKADGSPYEMGEVLQQKDLANSLKLIAKQGKNAFYQGEIADKIIADMEANNGLITEEDLKKYKPIIREPIEGNYRGYKIYSMPPPSSGGVHLVQMLNILENFPIQSLGHNSSSTLHLMVETMKYAYADRFKFMGDTDFIEVPIFRSISKNYANQIAKKINLNQATPSQNIMPQPAFEGNESIQTTHYSIMDSYGNAVSNTYTLNFSYGSGLTVPGTGILLNNEMDDFTAQPGVPNSYQLLGGENNNIAPEKRMLSSMTPTIVMKEGKPWLVTGSPGGSRIITTTLQIIMNVIDHQMNIAEATNATRIHHQWFPDKILVERGLSVDTIKLLEAKRHIIENSFAMGSTQSIIYEKGQFYGASDPRRTGALTLGY is encoded by the coding sequence ATGAAAAAAACTACCCAAATTTTTACCATTATCTTTTGTTTTAATCTTACCATTACTGAGGTTAAATCTCAAGATGTTCCTATTTATGATTCTCAAGCAATTTTTCATCCCGTTATTAGCAAAAATGGCATGGTTTCTTCTCAGGAAGACTTAGCTACCCAGGCCGGTTTAGAAGTCTTAAAAGAAGGAGGAAATGCCATAGATGCAGCAGTAACCATCGGCTTTACTTTAGCGGTAACTTTGCCTCGTGCTGGTAATTTAGGGGGGGGTGGATTTATGTTAATTCATTTAGGAAATCAACAAAAAACTATTGCCTTAGACTATCGAGAAAAAGCTCCTCTCGCCGCTACTTCTGATATGTTTCTTGATGAAAATGGACAAGTTAATCAACAAAAAATTAGATTTAGTCATCAAGCTGTAGGGGTTCCAGGCACAGTTGCGGGCTTAGCTATGGCCTTAGAAAAATATGGAACAATTTCTTTAGAAAGAGCTTTAAAACCTGGGATTGAACTAGCAGAAAATGGCATAATAGTTGATGAAGATTTGTATAATTCCCTACTCTTTGCTAAAAAACAACTACAAAAATCTAGTTCCAGTATGGCGATTTTTTATAAAGCTGATGGTAGTCCCTATGAAATGGGAGAAGTTTTGCAACAAAAAGATTTAGCTAATAGTCTTAAACTCATTGCAAAACAAGGAAAAAATGCTTTTTATCAAGGAGAAATTGCTGATAAAATTATTGCTGATATGGAAGCTAATAATGGCTTAATTACCGAGGAAGATTTAAAGAAATATAAACCTATTATTAGAGAACCTATTGAGGGAAATTATCGAGGGTATAAAATCTATTCTATGCCTCCACCAAGTTCAGGGGGAGTCCATTTAGTACAAATGTTGAATATCTTAGAAAATTTTCCCATTCAGTCTTTAGGTCATAATAGTTCATCCACTTTACATTTAATGGTTGAAACCATGAAATATGCTTATGCAGATAGGTTTAAATTTATGGGAGATACGGATTTTATAGAAGTTCCCATTTTTCGTTCGATTTCTAAAAATTATGCTAATCAAATTGCAAAAAAAATTAATTTAAATCAAGCAACACCCAGTCAAAATATCATGCCTCAACCCGCTTTTGAAGGGAATGAAAGTATACAAACAACTCACTATTCTATCATGGATAGTTATGGCAATGCAGTCTCTAATACTTACACCTTAAACTTTAGTTATGGCAGTGGTTTAACTGTCCCAGGAACAGGCATTTTATTAAACAATGAAATGGATGATTTTACGGCTCAACCAGGAGTTCCTAATTCTTATCAACTCTTAGGAGGAGAAAACAATAATATTGCTCCTGAAAAACGAATGCTAAGTTCCATGACTCCCACTATTGTAATGAAAGAAGGAAAACCTTGGTTAGTGACAGGAAGTCCAGGAGGAAGTCGTATTATTACTACTACCTTACAAATTATTATGAATGTTATTGATCATCAAATGAATATTGCTGAAGCCACTAATGCAACCCGAATTCATCATCAATGGTTTCCCGATAAAATTTTAGTAGAAAGGGGACTTAGCGTTGATACCATTAAATTATTGGAAGCAAAAAGACATATAATTGAGAACAGTTTTGCTATGGGAAGTACCCAAAGTATTATCTACGAAAAAGGTCAATTTTATGGGGCTTCTGACCCGCGAAGAACAGGGGCATTAACCCTTGGTTATTAA
- the mnmH gene encoding tRNA 2-selenouridine(34) synthase MnmH has product MPISPISVTFNHQKKYDEIIDVRSENEFLEDHIPGAINLPVLNNEERKEVGTIYKQISAFEARKLGASLVFKNISHHLKNYFLDKQPRYSPLIYCWRGGQRSNSLAITLSQIGWQVNVLEGGYKTYRHYVIKQLETLPLTFNYHILCGLTGSGKTYLLHQLAAQGYQILDLEKIANHRGSLLGQEFTNKLESQPSQKYFDSLLLQQLQMFCYDKTIWIESESYKIGNVYLPPNLWQKMKQSPCFEIQLPLEKRVDFLLEQYAHFRVYPEQLKENIKFLKSRYGWDKIVQWFSWIDQEQWREFVEDLLLTHYDPAYERSLEKTYTNQVQKIQLSTLEPDLFLKALKKS; this is encoded by the coding sequence ATGCCTATATCCCCTATTTCTGTTACATTTAACCATCAAAAAAAATATGATGAGATTATTGATGTCCGCTCAGAAAATGAGTTTTTAGAAGATCACATTCCAGGGGCGATAAATTTACCTGTTCTCAATAACGAAGAAAGAAAAGAAGTGGGGACGATTTATAAACAAATTTCTGCTTTTGAAGCCAGAAAATTAGGAGCTTCTTTGGTATTTAAAAATATTTCGCATCATCTTAAGAATTATTTTTTAGATAAACAACCTCGTTATTCTCCTTTGATTTATTGTTGGCGAGGTGGACAAAGATCGAATAGTTTAGCAATCACCTTAAGTCAAATTGGCTGGCAAGTCAACGTATTAGAAGGAGGATATAAAACCTATCGTCATTATGTGATTAAACAACTAGAAACCTTACCGTTAACCTTTAATTATCATATTCTTTGTGGGTTAACAGGAAGCGGAAAAACCTATTTATTACATCAATTAGCTGCTCAAGGATATCAAATTTTAGATTTAGAAAAAATTGCCAATCATCGCGGTTCATTATTAGGACAAGAATTCACAAACAAGTTGGAAAGTCAACCCTCTCAAAAATATTTTGACTCTCTATTACTACAACAATTACAAATGTTTTGTTATGATAAAACTATTTGGATAGAATCAGAAAGTTATAAAATTGGTAATGTTTATTTGCCCCCTAATTTATGGCAAAAGATGAAACAATCTCCTTGTTTTGAAATTCAATTACCTTTAGAGAAAAGAGTTGATTTCTTGTTAGAACAATATGCTCATTTTAGAGTCTACCCAGAACAATTAAAAGAAAATATAAAATTTCTTAAATCTCGTTATGGATGGGATAAGATAGTTCAATGGTTCAGTTGGATAGACCAAGAACAATGGCGAGAATTTGTAGAAGATTTATTATTAACTCATTATGATCCCGCTTATGAAAGATCCCTAGAAAAAACCTATACAAATCAAGTCCAAAAAATCCAACTTTCGACTTTAGAGCCTGATTTATTTTTAAAAGCTCTCAAAAAATCATAA
- a CDS encoding amino acid transporter has product MASPIVYPKNYRRRLIRWLLRENPSSHPGDHPQYPWWQVMCLTGVDYFSTLGYQPGIAALAAGALSPLATLILILVTLFGALPIYRRVAALSPHGEGSIAMLEHLLPWWQGKIFVLCLLGFVATDFIITITLSAADATAHIIENPLVHDLLQNQAIPITLILISLLGAVFLKGFREAIGIAVLLVATYLFLNLIVIGFGMVQIISHPITLTDWKTALLTYHGNPLLMLGIALLLFPKLALGLSGFETGVAVMPLVKGHNTDSPKYPKQRIFNTHKLLATAAIIMSFFLLSSSVVTTVLIKPEKFQTGGPANGRALAYLAHSYLGEIFGTIYDLSTIAILWFAGASAMAGLLNIVPRYLPRYGMAPTWTLATRPLVLVYTAIAFIITLIFKADVEAQGGAYATGVLVLMSSAAFAVTLSSRSARSRKGTIAFALITLVFIYTTITNIIERPEGIRIAAFFIGTIIITSLISRVWRSTELRVSAVTFDETALKFIQEDKDSQGSIQMIANRRNTGDQLEYYLKDKQVREDHHIPATDSLIFLEIKVADASEFTEKLEITGVEVGNYRILRTNSAAVPNAIAAILLAIRDQTGKPPHAYFGWVEGNPIQYLMRFMLFGEGDIAVVTREVLRKAEKEPEWRPAIHVGG; this is encoded by the coding sequence ATGGCTAGTCCCATTGTCTACCCAAAAAATTATCGTCGTAGACTTATCCGTTGGCTATTACGAGAAAACCCGTCTTCTCACCCAGGAGATCATCCCCAATATCCTTGGTGGCAGGTGATGTGTTTAACTGGAGTAGATTACTTTTCTACTTTGGGATATCAACCAGGCATTGCTGCCTTAGCAGCAGGGGCATTATCCCCCTTAGCCACCCTAATTTTAATCTTAGTCACCCTATTCGGGGCATTGCCCATTTATCGACGAGTAGCAGCCCTTAGCCCCCATGGAGAGGGTTCTATTGCCATGTTAGAGCATCTTTTACCCTGGTGGCAAGGAAAGATATTTGTGCTGTGTTTATTGGGGTTTGTCGCAACGGATTTTATTATTACTATTACCTTATCAGCCGCTGATGCGACTGCCCATATTATCGAAAATCCTTTAGTACATGATTTGTTACAAAATCAGGCTATTCCTATTACTCTGATTTTAATTTCTCTACTAGGGGCAGTCTTCTTAAAAGGCTTTCGAGAAGCGATCGGTATTGCTGTTTTATTAGTCGCAACCTATCTATTCTTAAATTTAATTGTCATTGGTTTCGGTATGGTTCAAATTATTAGCCATCCCATCACCTTAACCGACTGGAAAACGGCTTTATTAACTTATCATGGTAATCCTTTATTAATGCTAGGCATTGCTTTATTATTGTTCCCAAAACTTGCCCTAGGATTATCTGGTTTTGAGACAGGGGTGGCAGTAATGCCTCTCGTAAAAGGACATAATACAGATTCCCCAAAATATCCGAAACAACGTATTTTTAATACTCATAAACTCTTAGCCACTGCTGCTATTATTATGAGTTTTTTCCTCTTAAGTAGTAGTGTTGTCACCACAGTATTAATTAAACCAGAAAAATTTCAAACAGGTGGCCCTGCTAATGGTAGGGCTTTAGCTTACTTAGCTCATTCCTATTTAGGGGAAATTTTTGGCACCATCTACGACCTTAGCACCATTGCTATCCTCTGGTTTGCCGGAGCCTCAGCTATGGCAGGATTATTGAATATTGTCCCCCGTTATTTACCCCGTTATGGCATGGCACCGACTTGGACTTTAGCCACTCGCCCCCTCGTCTTAGTTTATACGGCGATCGCTTTTATTATTACCTTGATCTTTAAAGCAGATGTGGAAGCACAAGGGGGAGCTTATGCAACAGGTGTACTGGTGTTGATGAGTTCAGCAGCTTTTGCCGTAACCTTATCTTCTCGTTCGGCCAGATCTCGTAAGGGAACTATCGCCTTTGCTTTAATTACCCTAGTGTTTATTTATACTACCATTACTAATATCATCGAACGACCAGAAGGGATTCGCATTGCGGCCTTTTTTATTGGGACTATTATTATAACGTCCCTAATTTCTAGGGTCTGGCGTTCTACGGAATTACGGGTTAGCGCAGTAACTTTCGATGAAACTGCCTTGAAGTTTATTCAAGAAGATAAAGATAGTCAGGGAAGCATTCAGATGATTGCTAACCGACGCAATACCGGAGATCAACTAGAATATTATCTCAAAGATAAACAAGTGCGCGAAGATCATCATATTCCGGCCACAGATTCCTTGATTTTTTTGGAAATTAAGGTTGCTGATGCCTCTGAGTTTACGGAAAAGCTGGAAATAACAGGGGTAGAAGTCGGCAATTATCGTATTTTACGGACAAATAGTGCGGCTGTTCCTAATGCGATCGCGGCAATTTTACTTGCTATCAGGGATCAAACAGGTAAACCCCCTCACGCTTATTTTGGTTGGGTAGAAGGGAACCCCATTCAATATCTAATGCGGTTTATGCTCTTTGGAGAAGGGGATATTGCCGTTGTTACCCGTGAAGTATTACGCAAAGCAGAAAAAGAACCAGAATGGCGGCCAGCAATTCATGTGGGGGGTTAA
- a CDS encoding KGGVGR-motif variant AAA ATPase encodes MRLLTWLDVKRIIAQETNYGNDLPDGIIRISCFSDALEISLTQKNDKNSVSNVLKEWFGDWYQQDQEIIQLDFGDAHLPIEFIFDEQRSTINLSIRPFWEEVAYINNSNQLNTFLPEPHVDKPNLIAFYSFKGGVGRTLHLAAYVFALLDRAKQLNTAVNILVIDADLEAPGLTYWNNYQKVQPKISFVDFLEVYHYSPNSVENSLELLATEIKKSAQNEGKSTLYFLPAFYEEKQLLDTPILPENLVRNLGGTWECGDAIYNLGRAVGVDYIFIDLRAGLSEISSPLLFDPRIQRFLVTTLNEQSINGTKLVLEQLGHIAYPETEVNNDNEKYFDPSVIISWLTPEVKSLPAFDESITKLQSAYIQSEDENLYSTRLEIQETYFAQELLYINNWEEARNKLQPTSVMDIAKIWSEEQSLTPIEEQPITPIKISSKSKQNIDSEKLEEVRTLREICQQYEYAEQGKSEELLVTEPLKNLAINFQDNLPHIVSIGSKGAGKTFNYIQLSRSKFWEKFLNKIERTNSQIKQETYIFPLLESRNLSDQAKKITREAREQVRNALGDNSSEFLLSECSDRIKTHLNSDSLSEPEWTEIWISEIAKSFGIEIREESKITLSELNQHLKNKFLKIIVIFDGLEDIFPNIAKDKKEQYALKALIDDLPNKLAEIRQANLGIIIFLRRDFLRNTISQNVNQFEKLYSPYDLTWDQDSFLKLAFWLCSQAKIIEAKTDEIEKLSREELKEKLKRLWGNKLGTDKSKDAYSPSWIFAALTDFNGRLQARDIVRFLYYAADITIEKASEVQFERWSNSRLLPPQAIRRALKPCSEKKVEEAKQEYPAFKTWVEETLPKYPPADKKIPFDVNQFNLDIPTKNILEEMGVIYEDKEKDQLERFYMPEIFREGLGFSGKGARPRVIALKRKVLGQTFKD; translated from the coding sequence ATGAGATTACTTACATGGTTAGATGTTAAGCGCATCATTGCTCAAGAAACTAATTATGGTAATGACTTACCTGATGGAATTATTAGAATTAGTTGCTTTTCTGATGCTCTAGAAATTAGTTTGACGCAAAAAAATGATAAAAATTCTGTATCTAATGTATTAAAAGAATGGTTTGGTGATTGGTATCAACAAGATCAAGAAATTATTCAATTAGATTTTGGTGATGCTCACTTACCTATCGAATTTATTTTTGATGAACAACGTTCAACTATTAATCTTTCAATTCGTCCCTTTTGGGAAGAAGTAGCTTATATTAATAATAGCAATCAACTTAATACGTTTCTACCCGAACCTCATGTAGATAAACCGAATTTAATTGCTTTTTATTCTTTTAAAGGTGGTGTAGGAAGAACTTTACACTTAGCAGCTTATGTTTTTGCTTTACTAGATAGAGCGAAACAATTAAATACTGCGGTTAATATATTAGTGATTGATGCTGATTTGGAAGCACCAGGATTAACCTATTGGAATAATTATCAAAAGGTTCAACCAAAGATTTCTTTTGTTGATTTTCTAGAAGTTTATCATTATTCTCCCAATTCAGTAGAAAACTCTTTAGAACTATTAGCAACAGAAATAAAAAAATCTGCTCAAAATGAAGGTAAATCAACTTTATATTTTCTTCCTGCTTTCTATGAAGAAAAACAGTTATTAGATACTCCTATTTTACCTGAAAATTTAGTTAGAAATCTAGGTGGAACTTGGGAATGTGGTGATGCTATTTATAATTTAGGTCGTGCTGTTGGAGTAGATTACATATTTATTGATCTTAGAGCAGGATTGAGTGAAATTTCTAGTCCTCTACTTTTTGATCCTAGAATTCAACGTTTTTTAGTGACGACTTTAAATGAACAATCAATTAATGGCACAAAATTAGTATTAGAACAACTTGGTCATATTGCCTATCCAGAAACTGAAGTTAATAATGACAATGAGAAATATTTTGATCCTTCCGTAATTATTAGCTGGTTAACCCCTGAAGTCAAATCTCTACCAGCTTTTGACGAAAGCATTACTAAATTGCAATCAGCTTATATTCAATCTGAGGATGAGAATTTATATTCAACCAGATTAGAAATCCAAGAAACTTATTTTGCTCAAGAATTACTTTATATTAATAACTGGGAAGAAGCACGAAACAAACTTCAGCCAACTTCAGTGATGGATATTGCAAAAATATGGTCTGAAGAACAATCACTAACTCCAATAGAAGAACAACCAATAACTCCAATAAAAATATCATCAAAATCAAAACAAAATATAGACTCTGAAAAACTTGAAGAAGTTAGAACACTAAGAGAAATTTGTCAGCAATATGAGTATGCGGAGCAAGGGAAAAGTGAAGAATTATTGGTAACAGAACCGTTAAAAAACTTAGCTATCAATTTTCAAGATAACTTACCTCATATTGTGTCTATTGGTTCTAAAGGGGCCGGAAAAACTTTTAACTATATTCAGTTATCACGATCTAAGTTTTGGGAAAAATTTTTAAATAAAATCGAGCGAACCAATTCTCAAATAAAACAGGAAACATATATCTTTCCTTTGCTAGAATCTAGAAACTTAAGTGATCAAGCTAAAAAAATTACTCGTGAAGCAAGGGAGCAAGTAAGAAACGCTTTAGGTGATAATTCATCTGAGTTTTTGCTTTCAGAATGTTCGGATAGAATCAAAACACATCTTAATTCTGATAGCTTAAGCGAACCAGAGTGGACAGAAATTTGGATAAGTGAAATTGCCAAATCCTTTGGAATAGAAATACGAGAAGAATCAAAAATAACCCTTTCTGAACTTAATCAACATCTTAAAAATAAATTCTTGAAAATAATTGTTATCTTTGATGGTTTAGAAGATATATTTCCTAATATTGCTAAAGATAAAAAAGAGCAATATGCGTTAAAAGCATTAATCGATGATCTGCCTAATAAGTTAGCAGAAATTAGACAAGCTAACTTAGGAATAATTATTTTCCTTAGACGAGATTTTTTAAGAAATACAATTAGTCAAAATGTGAATCAATTTGAAAAACTTTATAGTCCTTATGATTTAACTTGGGATCAAGACTCTTTCCTAAAATTAGCTTTTTGGCTTTGTAGTCAAGCTAAAATTATTGAAGCAAAAACAGATGAAATAGAAAAATTAAGTAGAGAAGAATTAAAAGAAAAACTTAAGCGATTATGGGGAAATAAATTAGGGACAGATAAATCAAAAGATGCTTATTCTCCTTCTTGGATTTTTGCTGCTTTAACTGATTTTAATGGAAGACTTCAAGCTAGGGATATTGTTCGCTTTTTATATTATGCAGCAGATATTACGATTGAAAAAGCATCGGAAGTACAATTTGAAAGATGGTCTAACAGTCGATTGTTACCCCCTCAAGCAATTCGTCGCGCCCTCAAACCTTGTAGTGAGAAAAAAGTTGAAGAAGCTAAACAAGAATATCCAGCTTTTAAAACTTGGGTTGAGGAAACACTCCCTAAATATCCACCTGCCGATAAAAAAATTCCTTTTGATGTCAATCAATTTAACTTAGATATACCTACCAAAAACATTCTTGAAGAAATGGGAGTAATTTATGAAGATAAAGAAAAAGATCAGTTAGAACGTTTTTATATGCCAGAAATTTTCCGAGAAGGATTAGGATTTTCTGGAAAAGGGGCCCGTCCTCGTGTCATTGCTTTAAAACGCAAAGTTCTGGGTCAAACATTCAAAGATTAG